The DNA region CGGCACGGTCAGGGCGTACGTCAGGTGCGGGCGCACCGGCAGACCCAGGCTGGAGAACAGGCTGTAGTTCGTCTGGTTGGGGGCGTTGCTGACCACGCCGCGCAGGTCCAGGTCCAGGGCGCGCACGGCGGCGGGCACGTGCGCCGTGTCCCACTCCTCCTGCCGCAGCAGGGCGCCCAGCACGCGCCACAGGACGTTCCACTCGTCGCGGCCCAGTTCGTCCACCTGCGACTTGAAGAACACTGTCACGAGGTACTTCAGGTCGATCCGGCGGGGCGCCAGGGTGCGGCTGACCTGCCCGGGCAGCGGCATGCTGTGAAACTCCATGCTGCGCAGCGCGGCGTTCTCGTGCAGGTCGAACAGGAAGAAGTTCAGGGTGGGCCGCGTCAGGGACGACACCCAGCTGGAGGTGGGGGTGGCGAAGCGGATGTCCAGCGCGTCGCGGGGCAGTCGGGCCTCGGTGTACAGCAGTTCTCGCAGGGCGT from Deinococcus ficus includes:
- a CDS encoding DUF4255 domain-containing protein, which codes for MIADVQDALRELLYTEARLPRDALDIRFATPTSSWVSSLTRPTLNFFLFDLHENAALRSMEFHSMPLPGQVSRTLAPRRIDLKYLVTVFFKSQVDELGRDEWNVLWRVLGALLRQEEWDTAHVPAAVRALDLDLRGVVSNAPNQTNYSLFSSLGLPVRPHLTYALTVPLDLNVTNQSPLTLERQISLGEVTGPGGPRGLQVQGAERIVRSSWRVRLPDGTPAPEALVRANGSEVGFTDATGTVHLRLPREEVRELHVLTRDGQSLSIDPGEAFVTLPSPN